Within the Aspergillus luchuensis IFO 4308 DNA, chromosome 5, nearly complete sequence genome, the region ATCGAAATCGAAGACATGGCCTTCGACCCGGTTCTCCAGATCTACCACTACCCGTGTCCCTGTGGCGACCGCTTCGAAATCGCCATCGATGATCTCCGTGACGGCGAGGATATCGGTGTTTGTCCCAGCTGTAGTTTGATGATCAGAGTGATTTTTGATGCGGTaattttcccctccttctttctttctttcccctttccgTCTTGTTTCTTGAGAATTCGCTATTGTATAATTGGGAActgtgatgctgatgatgcggGGTTTGCGTCTAGGCCGATCTTCCCAAGGACGGTGATGATAAGAACGGGTCGgcggctgttgctgttcaGGCTTAAATGTT harbors:
- the dph3 gene encoding CSL family zinc fnger-containing protein (COG:S;~EggNog:ENOG410PRY8;~InterPro:IPR007872,IPR036671;~PFAM:PF05207), giving the protein MADDSISIYDEIEIEDMAFDPVLQIYHYPCPCGDRFEIAIDDLRDGEDIGVCPSCSLMIRVIFDAVIFPSFFLSFPFPSCFLRIRYCIIGNCDADDAGFASRPIFPRTVMIRTGRRLLLFRLKCWELSLRVKPIQLI